The Theobroma cacao cultivar B97-61/B2 chromosome 2, Criollo_cocoa_genome_V2, whole genome shotgun sequence genome includes the window CGTCTAGGATTGTATTTAGTTTTTGctaatttagttgatttaggatttattttctttattttatttagattaggattcttttcttatttttattttaatatttttaaaaattagtatttaattaggatagtcatgttctatttaggaatagaacacctattttatttaaatctcttattaattattctaattgtattaGATAACTAGAAGTAAAGTTTTATTAGGATTTGGgcctataatactataaataaaACCCTTAGGCTTAGTTATGAAACATTCAGAGTtgagagttaataaataatattttcttaagtagGAGTGCTTATTTCTCTAGGCTCTTTCTAAAGAGTAAGAGGTTTTAGTATCTTTGGCCTAACCAACCAAAGTGGGATTTTGgctatttttcaccttagtggggttttcaacCTTGCCAAGATTAGTGATTCACTttagtggggttttcaacCTCGCCACGATTTGTGTCTTTCACAATGCCCAGGTGTCTTTACAATGCCACGGCGTCACTAACTTTTGATAGGATTTTTCCTTTGAAATCTAATTAACAATACAATTAAGAGCATAATTGGAATAAATCAATAGCTAATGCTTTCCGCTTTTAGTAAAAGACAAACAATTTGAGACATCAAAATTTGGTAATGCTGGATGGAAACATTGGAATAAAGTATGACAAAGAGAAAAGTGCATTACCTTATCCCTTCCAAGGGCAGCATAATGTTGTAAACCATTGCATGAACCATCCTTTCAGGAATTAAGACATAAAAACTCAATGTTATGCTTCAGACAATTGAAATATGATGAAATACTCAAAGCAGAGTCACATTAATTGATCATCAAATCCATGAAAAAACAGAACAATTgcaatataataaattaatacaagcattttttcttatagcTACCAGTATCAACCAGTGGCATAGAGCAAATACAGTCTCATATTACAACACAGTAACAGTAATCACAACTAATCCAGGATGCAGGCTATTGCATACTCAAAGAATATACCTCCAAAGTCTAGAGAGCACAAACAAACACAcacgtgtgtgtgtgtgtgtgtgtgtgtgtgtgtacatacatacatatatacatatatatgtatgtatgtatgtatgttgGTTTCCAGGAACATTTGACTTCTCATCAATGAAACTAGCAGATAAATAAGAAATTCAGCATCTcgatttttaattttgctaGGGGAAAAACACCTGGTGCACAGGCATGTGCGAAATAGTGGTCTCTGGGGACGAACTTCTCAATGCTTCAGAGAGATTAATACATGCTGCCAAACATTGGAAGGGGTCCTCTGCACTCAACCACCAGCGCCTTCCTTCAAGAGGTCTGTCTGCTGAATCAAAGATATCATCCAAATGGTTCTCTGTAAATGCTATTCGACCCTCATAGGACAACTTGTCCACTCCTCCAGCATACAAATTTGCCAAATGTATTTTCAGCCAGCGTAAGCCTGATTTCCCAAGGGGGCGCCCCTCTGCAAACTCCAGGACACCTCGACATAAATCAGAGCCAAGATGATTTAGATAGGGGTGCATAGGATATGCCCGGCCTCGAAAATCAAGGTTGTGTGGGTAGTAGAAGCCATCCTCATCCCTCATCTTTCGAGCCACCTATCTCCAAcagaaataaaaatgttagAATGCCATATATCAGAACATGACATAACACTAGGTAGATGTTACTGCTTAGGGCAGGTTCTTACAGCAAGTTTAAGTTCAACATCACACCGCAGTGAATGCCTTTCATTATTCTGCTTGTTGGCAGCTTTTACTTTCCACTTccatttttgaatttctgCTTCATCTTCAGTGTCTGGCTTCTCAGGCAGAGGAAcctgattaaaatttaaaaaataaaaaatcaaagttgACAGAAGATCATTAActtggaaaaaagaaagaacagcATTGcagattttaatatttaagcagcaaaaagaaaaaaacttcaCATCAAATCGAATGAATTTCTCCCCTTCAGAAAACgaaaaaaagaacataaaccagtaaaaagaaaatcagaTTCTGCTTATTTCACAGGTACCCACATCTTCACGGTCAACCAAGCTTGCAACACGGCCTCCATTAGCCCATAATCTGTCTACTACACCAAGAACCCTTTTATTTATcctccatttggtatttcctAGTGTATCCAGGGCCTGATACACAAGACAATAAAAGAATCATTGCAATAATGGAGAAAGGCTACATCGAACAGTAATATAAAGTTGGTGAGTGACAACAATTTATTGATCTTGTTTTCATATTAAAAGCAATGTAAAGAACAAATTGCcaacaattaaaaaagtaCACAACATGAAGATAAACAATAAATCTTAAGGATTTCAAACCTCAAAAATAGGCTCTAATTGTTTCCTTGGAGTTCTTTTAACAGTTTCACGTTGTTGTTTTGCTCCATGTGTTCGCATGACATAGGATGGCAAAAACAAATATGCACCTCGATCATACCTGCCAAAATATCACAGAATTTATCAGAGATAAACCAGTGAACAGGAACTGAacagaaaaatatataaagctGTTTCAAGTTGAGAGagcaattttcttttataaagatatttaaataagCTGGAATAAGTTGCGACCAAGCTGTCAATATATCTGAATCATTGGGGGAGATCGAAGAAGCAGGGGAAATAAACTGTGTAAAGATATAACTTCTAGTTCATACCCCGTCCAGTTTTGAGGAGGCACTAACATCGGCATATAAGGAATTACCATGTGCCTAGCCTGATTACAGAAGCAGAGATTAGTTCATCCATATACCTCAAAGAACAGAGATTTATTCAAGGGGGTAATTTTCATGAATGAAATGCTTGTTAAGCACCATTTCTTAAAGACTACTTTTTACTCCACTTACAGTTTTCTCAAGACCTTTGCGAACTAGTAGATCACATTCAATGACACCATATCTCCTGCTGCCTTTGCTGATGAAGAATACacacaaaaataaatactCTGATGTGAGTTATGAGTGACTGAGTGAGAAGTGAaaagtgagagagagagagaggagagagCAAATAAATATAGATGCAGTTTCTCACTTTCCATCTTTGGTGATAGTTTTTAGAGAATGTACAAATGCAGGGCGAATATCAGGTGGACCATCTCCTAACTGATCAACTGGTGGCTGTATATACgcattttcaattaataacTGAATCAGACGGCAGCCAACCTATAAAGGGCAACACCATGATACAACATTATGAACAGAGCAAAACCGGAACAGATCTCAACATTTTACAactgcaaacatcaaataccTTAACATGAGCCTCCTGGCCCCAAGACTTTGAAGTATCATGCCCCTTCACTATTTTCCTCACCTGATGCACCTTTTGCTTTTTAAGCAACTGAGTCACCTTTTTCCTCAGTTTTTCCTGGTCTTTGACCAGTTTCTCTTGTTTATTGGTCACAGGTTCAGATTCACCATCAGGTTTTTTATCcgttgttttcttcttctttgtcttaCCCAAGAAGCTCTGTATTTTGGCCTGATCCACAAAGGAGACAACCATAGATAAGTTCTCAGCAAGAAATAGAAATGAATGCTCCTTGAGTATAAGCAACAAAGATGTCATATACATCTAAAATAAGCAGCTTATCTTGAATTTTTGAGCAAAAAACATTAAAGTCCATGtcaataaaaagttaaattgAAGAGCACCCAAAACCAGCATGTCCCCAACTACCTTTCACAATAATCAATTTCCTCCATAAAAccttaaagtaaaaataaagcAAAGTAAAAATTGCTCTGGAGAGTGGGCTTTTTTCCACTCAGATTAAGTTGCCTGAATATATATCATCCagaaattctaaaattctatCATGTGAAGTGGAAAACAGATTTTTGCTAATAATTTTCAGTTCTACTTCATTTCCACAGCAAACTGTCCTATGAAAGACAACAACTATTCAAAGGTTACCAATCATTTCGTTAAGTTTTAGAAATTGACCCACGAATCACAACATTGAATCTATAACTGAGTTCTACTTACTAACGTATGAATATTTTGAAACAATAGAATACTATAAACTCCAGCTATAATGTTATATCATGTGATCAACTGAAAAGCTTTTACCAAGGCTCGCagttttcttaaatttgtccACCACAGATTGACATTTATATCAAGATCACATACTCCTCCAGATTGCTATATTAAGAAAACAAACTCACTGAATCTAATGCAGTCAacccaagaaaaagaagaatgatAAAACTTGAAGTTATAACCCGCTCACCTCATGTTCAATGGCTTCACCAATCTGGCAAGCCGCTTGGACGACCCTAATACCCCCAGTTCCAGCAGTATTAGTCATCAACAGTCCCATCAATTTGTGCATAGTAACAACCGCCATCATATCAGCAGACAACTCGTTAAAATAAGCAGCATGACTTATCCTGCAATTTTCCTTGCACAACTCTTGCTCACCAACAATAGAATCTCTCAAAGGCTCAAACCAACCAAGAAACAATGACTTAATATAAGGCAAATTTGGAGCAAGCTTGTGCTCACACATATCCATTAGTAATTCTTGGTACTCTTTAGCTGCCTCTTCCCATGCCTCAGTCTCTATCTTTATTTGCCTCTTCTTTAACGTATTGTACTTTGCTACCCCCATTCCTTCTGCCACTTTCTTAGGTTGCACTAAAAAAGacattttcttctcttctcttgCCATTGCTTCCATTAATTCATGGATTTCTTCAGACCCCGACATGTCCTCTTCAGTAGATATAACAGCCTCAGCAGCACTTGCATACCCTttcaaattccaaaatttccCAGAAAATCTTAAAGGGTCACCTGGTTGATTCAAACTGAATTTGCCTAAATCATCCTTTTGAGAAGAGAAGACGCCAATTTGGCGAAAACCCGGAAACAGGCACCCATAAAAACCGTTGGCTCTGGCCTCGGAAGCCCTGACTTTATTGGCAAAAACTGAATCCTGAGAAAACCCTGTAGCAGAACATGAAGAAAGCGAGCAAGTATATGGTTCAGCGACAAATTTAAACTTTTCCCTGTAGGCAGCTTGTTTAACTAAGCTTCTCCACATGCTTGAGCTATGCTGTTATTGTACATAAACTGCTCCAATCCAAAGCTGAAAGATATAATAATTGGGCAAGAGAAAAGCTTTCCTTGGgattttcctcttctttttctatgACAACAagggaaataaattgaaaaagtgtcaaaaattttgaggcGTTGAGTTAAGGAGAAGAATGAATGAAACGAAAGATTAATGTGAAATGGTGAGAtcctagaagagaaaaatttCGGAAGCTGATGTAGCCGCCTTTAAACCCTCCCAAAAACCTATGCCTTCCGTTTTTGCTATAATAAAAGTTCCATGGGTTTAATAGCCCACCGGTTTCTTTAATTTGGTGTAACCCAAATAGACCGTTTTCCTGTAcgattataatttaaattctgtctggttttttttttagttaaaagttattataaaatttttaggataaataataatttttaaaattaagttaaatctatttaataaatttatttttataagtattttttataaataagttgtttgataaaataatttatataaattttaattttagttaatattatcgtaaaaaatatataataaataactttcgattaattacaaattattttatttataataaaaaaattaaattcatttttttatttatttaaaataaattttcaaaaacataaaaaatatttttatataacattaaatttataattaataataaatcatataaaaataaaaacgaaTAATATTgagattatttttaacaaataaaatatttttttaataaaaatcttgaaaatgaggcatattttacaaaaaaaaaaagataaaaaagttCTTCTCTTAAACTTTGCTTaaagctcttttttttaatttttttttaaaaaaattattttttttcaagatcttcttataatttttgtttagcCTAACATATgcttttaaaagataaataacttgaaaaaaaaaattaagtcaaGTGGATACTAGAGGAAAATATCCTCACCTTCTAACTTTTAGTTATAATTGTATTATGgattcattaattttcaaaatatatcgtctatttcaaataaatatttttcgtCAGATATATAAATTCAGTAATTAATCTaccattaatatttttgttagatTGATTACATTGtaatattgaaaagataattttatctttttttaattttaaaaattatctcattatataaattataatttttcatttttaatttttgtcttattaaaagaaaaacctatCCCTTACCTCTTCGCTAACCGGAACGTCAGAAACGACTCTAACTGAGAAGCACCAGATCCGATCGGATCTCCCTCCCCCCGCTCTCCACACCCCCCATCCCACCCCCGCTCTCCCTCCCCATGGGAGCGCGAGATCTACGCTCCCTTGAGGGGCGAGGGGGTGGGGGGTGGGGGGAGCAAGATCCACGCTCCAGCTCCTCTAGGGAGCACAGGGGTGGGGGCAAGGGAGGTGGCTAACCGGGAGGGCCAACGACtggtttaaaaaaaaaataatgaaaaagaggtagaaagaaaaaaaaggtaattttgacattttataCTTGTTGTTAACATTACGTTTGAGATAAATtgtctattttaaaaattaatgaactGGGAGAGAATTATGACTAAAAGTTAagggataaaaatattttactctttattttatgaaaaatttatCCCTACTATATTTAGAAGGTTGAAACTTTACTCTTTTATCTTATTAagtatattaataataatttaacatCAACagtgaaatttaaaaacattagtatttgtatataaaataataatctttAATCTCTCTTTAAATTTGATGCATGTAATGTGGTGAAGTGGGttacaaatttttaaaactaataattaacgtcattgatcaaaataatatctatcattttatatttctaCGACTCTTATGtgaaattaacataaaaaataaaaatattattttacacccatatgattttattaaatttgggTCTTTATAGTCTTAACTCATCCTAAAGGAAACATTTTATTAATACATTCCAATAATCAACATCTTTATTTATGCTttatataaagaaaagaaaaacattttaagTCATAAACAGTGAGATTAATTATTCTCACCATCTACAATTCACTTATTAATTGTTCATCTCTCTCCTCCTTACTCACGGACAAGAGGAGGTATACTCTGCTCATTTCTGAAAAAGTTGTGTGGATCAACCATGGTTTTTACCCGAACCAACCTGTTGAAGTTGTGCTTGAAATATCTAACACCCCATTTGCTTGCTTGTCTATAGCTCGTGTAATTTCCTTTGTTATTAGTCCCAAGGTCGAGATCCCTGTAGTTCACATAGGCTTCCCTTGGAGATTTCGAGACGTAGGGAGCCATGTAGCTGTAAAGCCTTCTCATCCAATCTAGGTGCTTTTGAGGTGCCAGATTATCTTCCTCTTCCCACAGTACCTCGTAATAAATTTTGTATAGGTTCCCTGCTCTGTGAGGGAATGGGGTCTCAGACTCTGGGATTTCGTCCATTTTGCCTCCGTAAGGACTAAAGATGAGTTCCACCGTCCCTGGTTTTTCTTCATAGAACCTTTGCCATAACCCTTCTAGTGCAGTCTCAGGAATAGGTTCCTTGACGTAGTCCGATTTTGCTTTGAAGAACGTTTCAGGATATAAGTTCCTATCAAGCAACGCATCGAGTGGTGAACTATTAGGGATTTCTGCGAAGTAGATGATAGATTCGATCCAGTTCATTTCGTGACAATCTTCTTTGACCAATCGAAGCTCCGGAAAGTTTTCTTGCATCAACTTAACTAGCTGATCAGTTCTGCCAAGAAACATGGAAACAAAAGAAGCTTGTattgttctttttccttcttggGTTGAATTCACATCCGTGAAGAAGATTCTGAGAAACAGGTCTTCAGGACTCTTAGGCGCTGCATATTGCCACCTGTGAACAAGCTTTGTTGCGTTCTCTTCCAAGACCTTGTTTATGGTAAATACAGTCACAACTGGTGGAACAGAAACCAACTCAACTTTCCATGCCACGACGACTCCAAAACTAGCTCCCCCACCTCCTCTGATAGCCCAAAACAAATCTTCACCCATGGATTTTCTGTCAAGAATTCTTCCATCAACATCAACTAAGTGTGCATCGATTATATGATCAGCTGCAATGCCGAACTTGCGCATCAACATGCCATAACCTCCGCCGCTGAAGTGGCCACCAACACCCACAGTGGGGCAAACACCAGCCGGGAAGGCAAGAGTTGTACTTTTTTCTGCAATTCTATAATACAATTCGCCTATAGTTGCACCAGCTTGAATCCACGCAGTCTTACTCCCTACGTCAACATTGATTGATCGTAGATCAATTAAGTCAATTACGACGAATGAATCTTGAGCAACGTAAGAAAGACCTTCGTAGTCATGACCACCACTTCGAACTCTAACCTGCAAGCCATGTTTCCTTGAACAATTAACGGTTGCTTGGATGTGAGAGACATGAGTGGGCTTAACAATGACTAAAGGTTTTGGGGTCGTCGGTGTAGAAAACCTAAGATTCCCATACGGAAAATCCAATACAGATGCAAAGGAGGAATTGTTTTGGGTGTAAATGGCATTAGAGATAGGAGCAACATTGTCATCAGAATGTAGGAGAAGGCATCGGAGGAAGCCCTCATGAGTTTGGCCCAAAGTTGCCCACCAAAATGACAACAGAACAGAAACAAGCAGAGACATTGAAAAGCTAGGCCACTCCATTTTGGTTAATTGGACTTGGAGCATGAAAGCTTGCCAGAACTTCTGGCTAGTTGTAGCACCATGGTTCCATGGTAAGCTTGTATGCGTGATTAACCCTTTGACTCTTTTCCCCCCTTCATACAGTACTTTCACATGGGcatattttttctcttttatctttaaatatgGATATAGCCAGGGACCAAAGCAGAGGGGCAGGCAGAGTCCTTTATGCCTCAAATGCTATACTTTCTACAAGTAGAAAATAGGTAAAATATTGCAATTGACAAGTGAATTCTATACTTCTTAATATATTAACGGGAAAAACTTAGGtaccattttcaaataagttgGGAAAATTTTtgctataaaatttttataataaattgacCTTTCGTTTTGATTgatgtttttgttatttatcttttatttgatgtttttgttatttatcttttattttatatatctttttatcttttattcattttttataaaaaaataaataattaaaatatgaataaactCGCATTGTTTGATTAATTCTCTTAAGTGATTAATAATGCAAAAATGAATCAACATATTGCTCCTCCCGAACAGAGTATTAAGTTCTTACTCTGACTTTTTAGGTCTagcttttttaatttttagatttaatgtttaaaaattttgattaatgatcaatttaaaacaaaatacaaaaataaaaaactttgaCATCAAAAAAACAAAGTCAAAATGAGCACTCATTAATTGTTGTTAAAAACCATTGAAGACTGATCATAATGTCTAGATGAGATGCTAAACTAGCTTTCTTAATTAAGattaattggttttttttaaaaaaatgtactTTATCAATTCAATTAAAGAAAGATCAATTAATCCATGTGCCAacttttaattcatttttgacataatactttaaaaaaatctttagattaagaacttatttgaatttt containing:
- the LOC18610154 gene encoding DNA-directed RNA polymerase 1B, mitochondrial — translated: MWRSLVKQAAYREKFKFVAEPYTCSLSSCSATGFSQDSVFANKVRASEARANGFYGCLFPGFRQIGVFSSQKDDLGKFSLNQPGDPLRFSGKFWNLKGYASAAEAVISTEEDMSGSEEIHELMEAMAREEKKMSFLVQPKKVAEGMGVAKYNTLKKRQIKIETEAWEEAAKEYQELLMDMCEHKLAPNLPYIKSLFLGWFEPLRDSIVGEQELCKENCRISHAAYFNELSADMMAVVTMHKLMGLLMTNTAGTGGIRVVQAACQIGEAIEHEAKIQSFLGKTKKKKTTDKKPDGESEPVTNKQEKLVKDQEKLRKKVTQLLKKQKVHQVRKIVKGHDTSKSWGQEAHVKVGCRLIQLLIENAYIQPPVDQLGDGPPDIRPAFVHSLKTITKDGNKGSRRYGVIECDLLVRKGLEKTARHMVIPYMPMLVPPQNWTGYDRGAYLFLPSYVMRTHGAKQQRETVKRTPRKQLEPIFEALDTLGNTKWRINKRVLGVVDRLWANGGRVASLVDREDVPLPEKPDTEDEAEIQKWKWKVKAANKQNNERHSLRCDVELKLAVARKMRDEDGFYYPHNLDFRGRAYPMHPYLNHLGSDLCRGVLEFAEGRPLGKSGLRWLKIHLANLYAGGVDKLSYEGRIAFTENHLDDIFDSADRPLEGRRWWLSAEDPFQCLAACINLSEALRSSSPETTISHMPVHQDGSCNGLQHYAALGRDKLGAASVNLVAGEKPADVYSGIAARVVDIMRRDAEKDPAINPHALHARLLINQVDRKLVKQTVMTSVYGVTYIGARDQIKRRLKERCAIADDAEMFVASCYAARTTLTALGEMFQAARSIMNWLGECAKVISSENQPVRWVTPLGLPVVQPYRQLGRHLIKTSLQVLTLQRETDKVMAKRQRTAFPPNFVHSLDGSHMMMTAVACKKAGLNFAGVHDSYWTHACDVDEMNRILREKFVELYEAPILENLLESFQKSFPSLNFPPLPERGDFDLREVLESPYFFN
- the LOC18610155 gene encoding tetrahydrocannabinolic acid synthase gives rise to the protein MLQVQLTKMEWPSFSMSLLVSVLLSFWWATLGQTHEGFLRCLLLHSDDNVAPISNAIYTQNNSSFASVLDFPYGNLRFSTPTTPKPLVIVKPTHVSHIQATVNCSRKHGLQVRVRSGGHDYEGLSYVAQDSFVVIDLIDLRSINVDVGSKTAWIQAGATIGELYYRIAEKSTTLAFPAGVCPTVGVGGHFSGGGYGMLMRKFGIAADHIIDAHLVDVDGRILDRKSMGEDLFWAIRGGGGASFGVVVAWKVELVSVPPVVTVFTINKVLEENATKLVHRWQYAAPKSPEDLFLRIFFTDVNSTQEGKRTIQASFVSMFLGRTDQLVKLMQENFPELRLVKEDCHEMNWIESIIYFAEIPNSSPLDALLDRNLYPETFFKAKSDYVKEPIPETALEGLWQRFYEEKPGTVELIFSPYGGKMDEIPESETPFPHRAGNLYKIYYEVLWEEEDNLAPQKHLDWMRRLYSYMAPYVSKSPREAYVNYRDLDLGTNNKGNYTSYRQASKWGVRYFKHNFNRLVRVKTMVDPHNFFRNEQSIPPLVRE